In Camelus dromedarius isolate mCamDro1 chromosome 24, mCamDro1.pat, whole genome shotgun sequence, one genomic interval encodes:
- the LOC116150815 gene encoding ankyrin repeat domain-containing protein 26-like isoform X2, with product MDSVKNVEQKKSLVIKVAPRFEDISVSRISPKHDVDDSRPPSDDDLDLAPKKVRHPRFAKLIQAWGEPVINTEAKDGVLKPGTSTFFEDNNSNNENEDAVRTFSQPSSEVSGFSHPASPAPEPLTSSAVLGVTEEEATKPKTGGKENGTRTINSVLKEQADHSKLIPVDGAHKRDRGDATSALGLEEKEDVESPLDSESISEIELPNCVDHLSGAAGLGGKNSLNGQIENSTEKYPHLKPAVGVKDSVPKKTGEMKNLQTFKSGSSDWVSTSLSLNNEAGQRAEHLKVDKRPLVSRSVTANQSAPTELRQTALVDKDRMNIGAVSVSEHAALRGLCESQLPENRSRKEDLDLQRASEEEQERLDASENNHSQKMPREPEMNKEHDRKDIPVSSKRSCVEKHEDMWVKQGKFDWKNNSEFITKKSNQKISKIHEKGKITFHRKVVSLHDNCELRGDLKELPSNVIDNIFDFEEVDAPGASVSIGFQAVSEHKEPSLENVFPFYSKSESRKYGCQSSSKLYLNENKLDENGKPDTEHVFNKTEESFCNDRENEVRNRVPFKVKEDQEFATKRKPKRNQNTHWKSDIGHAPQVEVEENRNKSELKGSETMCGGSYHEGLTRQRKRGKSDDRQFPALQKGDSDSSCPGLHMKEVKKNESGKRTLKASVTSHVLEKTASLAGGLLRMNENSSLSEGGQGCGRSSKKMSTKKDKVKEQINSVDDLDDLTLSPETASEDRKSLYPNCKNTLRLIEELGPDSKDSDRLLKIQDPVHSFRSIELKESDSALLRGKIKEMENKVNWLQTELLKTREETSQLKLQNVEWERELCSMRFTLEQETKKKRNAYILYEKTKDDLKRKEKQYNEQVYLKQQLEITARALECKVKSIWNKANQVLEEQNDAQRQLSREQNARVIQDEILAHHLSQQKEAEKANKKMNAEDTMDFELSDPEDNSEVLPQQLPEAGSQFRGQEIELHPRTYAFRPTTLVLECVHRDRGQAQCSKKETESLSQRKQGKVNKYIVKQAFLEERVCELESENMLLRQQLEVAQNKAKSKKTILNIPEPFLDHMGKLEAMSKRVLMLEEGNRELVNEYKCLKDRLYQHVTDRAEMKACMRQLQQELTDTQKKVSMLEASLEVTAHHQTNSENERQDSERKSHQAASPNADPPTKVESTSSVLLHLSAETQLFLKELLSMKEL from the exons ATGGATTCAGTGAAGAATGTTGAGCAGAAGA aGAGTTTAGTGATTAAGGTTGCACCGAGGTTTGAAGACATCTCTGTAAGCCG TATTTCACCGAAACATGATGTTGATGATTCACGGCCTCCATCAGATGATGACTTAGATCTTGCTCCCAAG aaagTCCGGCATCCAAGATTCGCAAAGCTAATTCAGGCCTGGGGAGAACCCGTGATAAACA CAGAGGCAAAAGATGGTGTTTTGAAACCAGGAACTAGCACCTTCTTTGAGGACAATAAttctaataatgaaaatgaagatgcAGTTAGAACCTTTTCCCAACCATCAAGTGAAGTTTCAGGCTTTTCTCatcctgcctccccagcaccGGAACCTCTCACGTCTTCAGCAGTCCTTGGTGTTACAGAG gaagaaGCAACAAAGCCgaaaactgggggaaaagagaaTGGCACTCGGACTATTAACAGTGTTCTAAAGGAGCAAGCAGATCATAGCAAATTGATTCCTGTTGATGGAGCACACAAAAGGGACAGAGGTG ACGCAACTTCAGCATTGggattagaagaaaaggaagatgtcGAATCACCCTTGGATTCTGAG agtaTCTCCGAGATTGAACTACCGAACTGTGTCGATCATTTATCTGGAGCTGCAGGTCTAGGaggaaaaaattcattaaatggacaaatagaaa attctactGAAAAATATCCTCACTTGAAG CCTGCAGTTGGAGTGAAAGATTCTGTTCctaagaaaacaggagaaatgaagaatttacaAACATTCAAATCAG gtTCTTCAGACTGGGTTTCTACTAGTTTGAGCCTCAATAATGAGGCTGGTCAAAGAGCCGAGCATTTGAAAGTTGATAAACGTCCGTTGGTATCACGATCAGTGACCGCAAACCAGTCAGCACCCACAGAACTGAGGCAGACGGCCCTGGTAGATAAAGACCGGATGAATATTGGAGCTGTGTCTGTGTCAGAACATGCAGCGCTCCGTGGCCTGTGTGAGTCACAGCTGCCAGAGAACAGAAGCCGCAAAGAAG ACCTAGACTTACAAAGGGCATCtgaggaagagcaagaaagaCTTGATGCGAGTGAAAATAACCACTCACAg AAAATGCCTAGAGAACCAGAAATGAATAAGGAACATGACAGAAAGGACATACCTGTGTCTTCAAAACGTTCTTGTGTGGAGAAGCATGAGGACATGTGGGTCAAACAAGGCAAATTCGactggaaaaataattcagaatttatcacaaagaagtcaaatcagaaaatcagtaaaatccatgaaaaaggcaaaattactttTCATCGTAAGGTAGTGTCACTACATGACAACTGTGAACTACGTGGTGACTTAAAGGAACTACCTTCCAACGTGATagataatatatttgattttgagGAAGTAGATGCACCTGGAGCCTCTGTCTCTATAGGATTCCAGGCAGTCTCTGAACACAAAGAGCCCagtcttgaaaatgtttttccattttattccaagtCTGAGTCAAGAAAGTATGGTTGCCAGTCatcttcaaaactttatttaaatgaaaataagttggatGAAAATGGTAAGCCAGACACTGAACACGTTTTTAACAAAACTGAGGAGAGTTTTTGTAATGATAGAGAAAATGAAGTACGGAACCGAGTTCCATTTAAAGTGAAAGAAGACCAAGAATTTGCTACGAAAAGAAAACCGAAAAGGAACCAAAATACTCACTGGAAATCAGACATTGGACATGCACCTCAG GTTGAAGTAGAAGAGAACAGGAACAAAAGTGAACTGAAAGGGTCAGAAACCATGTGTGGTGGCAGTTACCATGAAGGATTAACTcggcagaggaagaggggaaaaagtgATGACCGGCAGTTTCCTGCTCTGCAGAAAGGAGATTCTGATAG TAGCTGTCCTGGCTTGCATAtgaaggaagtaaagaagaatgaaagtggAAAACGGACATTAAAAGCATCTGTGACTTCACATGTATTGGAGAAGACTGCCTCACTGGCTGGTGGTCTCCTACGCATGAATGAGAACAGCAGCTTAAGTGAAGGAGGTCAAGGTTGTGGCAG gtctTCAAAGAAAATGTCTACTAAAAAGGACAAG gtcaAAGAGCAGATTAATTCTGTGGACGACCTCGATGACTTAACTCTGTCACCGGAAACAGCTTCTGAGGATCGCAAGTCGCTTTACCCTAATTGTAAGAATACCCTGAGGCTAATCGAAGAACTTGGCCCGGACAGTAAAG attctgataggTTATTGAAGATTCAGGatccagttcattcattcagatcAATAGAACTGAAAGAATCTGACTCTGCACTACttagaggaaaaattaaagaaatggaaaataaggtgAACTGGCTACAAACAGAGCTgttgaaaacaagagaagaaacatCACAGTTAAAGCTTCAAAATGTGGAGTGGGAACGAGAGCTCTGCAGTATGAG attcacattagaacaagaaacaaagaagaagagaaatgcttatatattatatgaaaaaacaaaggatgacttgaaaagaaaagagaaacaatacaATGAGCAAGTTTACCTGAAACAACAACTTGAAATCACTGCCCGAGCACTAGAATGCAAAGTGAAGAGCATATGGAATAAAGCAAATCAG GTTTTAGAAGAGCAAAATGACGCTCAGAGACAACTTTCTCGAGAGCAGAATGccagagtaatacaagatgaaatcctggcccatcatctttcccaacaaaaggaggcagaaaaggctaataagaaaatgaatgctgaG GACACAATGGATTTTGAGCTGTCTGACCCAGAAGATAACAGCGAGGTGCTTCCTCAGCAACTTCCTGAAGCTGGAAGTCAATTCCGTGGCCAAGAAATTGAGCTCCATCCCAGGACATATGCTTTTAGACCAACGACGTTGGTATTAGAATGTGTGCATAGAGACCGAGGCCAAGCCCAGTGttcaaagaaggaaactgaatcGTTGTCTCAGAGAAAACAAGGGAAAGTCAACAAATACATTGTAAAGCAGGCATTCTTGGAGGAGAGAGTATGTGAACTAGAAAGTGAAAACATGTTGCTTCGACAGCAACTGGAAGTTGCTCAAAATAAGgccaaaagcaaaaagacaataCTTAATATCCCAGAGCCGTTTCTGGATCACATGGGAAAACTTGAAGCCATGAGCAAACGAGTtctgatgctggaggaaggaaacagggAATTAGTCAATGAATACAAATGTTTAAAGGACAGACTGTATCAGCATGTAACTGACAGAGCAGAAATGAAA GCCTGTATGAGACAGCTTCAACAAGAGCTGACTGACACCCAAAAGAAAGTGTCCATGTTGGAAGCTTCCCTGGAGGTGACAGCACATCATCAGACTAATTCAGAAAATGAGAGACAggattcagagaggaaatcacATCAAGCTGCGAGCCCA
- the LOC116150815 gene encoding putative coiled-coil domain-containing protein 144B isoform X4, with protein MDSVKNVEQKKSLVIKVAPRFEDISVSRISPKHDVDDSRPPSDDDLDLAPKKVRHPRFAKLIQAWGEPVINTEAKDGVLKPGTSTFFEDNNSNNENEDAVRTFSQPSSEVSGFSHPASPAPEPLTSSAVLGVTEEEATKPKTGGKENGTRTINSVLKEQADHSKLIPVDGAHKRDRGDATSALGLEEKEDVESPLDSESISEIELPNCVDHLSGAAGLGGKNSLNGQIENSTEKYPHLKPAVGVKDSVPKKTGEMKNLQTFKSGSSDWVSTSLSLNNEAGQRAEHLKVDKRPLVSRSVTANQSAPTELRQTALVDKDRMNIGAVSVSEHAALRGLCESQLPENRSRKEADLDLQRASEEEQERLDASENNHSQKMPREPEMNKEHDRKDIPVSSKRSCVEKHEDMWVKQGKFDWKNNSEFITKKSNQKISKIHEKGKITFHRKVVSLHDNCELRGDLKELPSNVIDNIFDFEEVDAPGASVSIGFQAVSEHKEPSLENVFPFYSKSESRKYGCQSSSKLYLNENKLDENGKPDTEHVFNKTEESFCNDRENEVRNRVPFKVKEDQEFATKRKPKRNQNTHWKSDIGHAPQVEVEENRNKSELKGSETMCGGSYHEGLTRQRKRGKSDDRQFPALQKGDSDSSCPGLHMKEVKKNESGKRTLKASVTSHVLEKTASLAGGLLRMNENSSLSEGGQGCGRSSKKMSTKKDKVKEQINSVDDLDDLTLSPETASEDRKSLYPNCKNTLRLIEELGPDSKDSDRLLKIQDPVHSFRSIELKESDSALLRGKIKEMENKVNWLQTELLKTREETSQLKLQNVEWERELCSMRFTLEQETKKKRNAYILYEKTKDDLKRKEKQYNEQVYLKQQLEITARALECKVKSIWNKANQVLEEQNDAQRQLSREQNARVIQDEILAHHLSQQKEAEKANKKMNAEACMRQLQQELTDTQKKVSMLEASLEVTAHHQTNSENERQDSERKSHQAASPNADPPTKVESTSSVLLHLSAETQLFLKELLSMKEL; from the exons ATGGATTCAGTGAAGAATGTTGAGCAGAAGA aGAGTTTAGTGATTAAGGTTGCACCGAGGTTTGAAGACATCTCTGTAAGCCG TATTTCACCGAAACATGATGTTGATGATTCACGGCCTCCATCAGATGATGACTTAGATCTTGCTCCCAAG aaagTCCGGCATCCAAGATTCGCAAAGCTAATTCAGGCCTGGGGAGAACCCGTGATAAACA CAGAGGCAAAAGATGGTGTTTTGAAACCAGGAACTAGCACCTTCTTTGAGGACAATAAttctaataatgaaaatgaagatgcAGTTAGAACCTTTTCCCAACCATCAAGTGAAGTTTCAGGCTTTTCTCatcctgcctccccagcaccGGAACCTCTCACGTCTTCAGCAGTCCTTGGTGTTACAGAG gaagaaGCAACAAAGCCgaaaactgggggaaaagagaaTGGCACTCGGACTATTAACAGTGTTCTAAAGGAGCAAGCAGATCATAGCAAATTGATTCCTGTTGATGGAGCACACAAAAGGGACAGAGGTG ACGCAACTTCAGCATTGggattagaagaaaaggaagatgtcGAATCACCCTTGGATTCTGAG agtaTCTCCGAGATTGAACTACCGAACTGTGTCGATCATTTATCTGGAGCTGCAGGTCTAGGaggaaaaaattcattaaatggacaaatagaaa attctactGAAAAATATCCTCACTTGAAG CCTGCAGTTGGAGTGAAAGATTCTGTTCctaagaaaacaggagaaatgaagaatttacaAACATTCAAATCAG gtTCTTCAGACTGGGTTTCTACTAGTTTGAGCCTCAATAATGAGGCTGGTCAAAGAGCCGAGCATTTGAAAGTTGATAAACGTCCGTTGGTATCACGATCAGTGACCGCAAACCAGTCAGCACCCACAGAACTGAGGCAGACGGCCCTGGTAGATAAAGACCGGATGAATATTGGAGCTGTGTCTGTGTCAGAACATGCAGCGCTCCGTGGCCTGTGTGAGTCACAGCTGCCAGAGAACAGAAGCCGCAAAGAAG CAGACCTAGACTTACAAAGGGCATCtgaggaagagcaagaaagaCTTGATGCGAGTGAAAATAACCACTCACAg AAAATGCCTAGAGAACCAGAAATGAATAAGGAACATGACAGAAAGGACATACCTGTGTCTTCAAAACGTTCTTGTGTGGAGAAGCATGAGGACATGTGGGTCAAACAAGGCAAATTCGactggaaaaataattcagaatttatcacaaagaagtcaaatcagaaaatcagtaaaatccatgaaaaaggcaaaattactttTCATCGTAAGGTAGTGTCACTACATGACAACTGTGAACTACGTGGTGACTTAAAGGAACTACCTTCCAACGTGATagataatatatttgattttgagGAAGTAGATGCACCTGGAGCCTCTGTCTCTATAGGATTCCAGGCAGTCTCTGAACACAAAGAGCCCagtcttgaaaatgtttttccattttattccaagtCTGAGTCAAGAAAGTATGGTTGCCAGTCatcttcaaaactttatttaaatgaaaataagttggatGAAAATGGTAAGCCAGACACTGAACACGTTTTTAACAAAACTGAGGAGAGTTTTTGTAATGATAGAGAAAATGAAGTACGGAACCGAGTTCCATTTAAAGTGAAAGAAGACCAAGAATTTGCTACGAAAAGAAAACCGAAAAGGAACCAAAATACTCACTGGAAATCAGACATTGGACATGCACCTCAG GTTGAAGTAGAAGAGAACAGGAACAAAAGTGAACTGAAAGGGTCAGAAACCATGTGTGGTGGCAGTTACCATGAAGGATTAACTcggcagaggaagaggggaaaaagtgATGACCGGCAGTTTCCTGCTCTGCAGAAAGGAGATTCTGATAG TAGCTGTCCTGGCTTGCATAtgaaggaagtaaagaagaatgaaagtggAAAACGGACATTAAAAGCATCTGTGACTTCACATGTATTGGAGAAGACTGCCTCACTGGCTGGTGGTCTCCTACGCATGAATGAGAACAGCAGCTTAAGTGAAGGAGGTCAAGGTTGTGGCAG gtctTCAAAGAAAATGTCTACTAAAAAGGACAAG gtcaAAGAGCAGATTAATTCTGTGGACGACCTCGATGACTTAACTCTGTCACCGGAAACAGCTTCTGAGGATCGCAAGTCGCTTTACCCTAATTGTAAGAATACCCTGAGGCTAATCGAAGAACTTGGCCCGGACAGTAAAG attctgataggTTATTGAAGATTCAGGatccagttcattcattcagatcAATAGAACTGAAAGAATCTGACTCTGCACTACttagaggaaaaattaaagaaatggaaaataaggtgAACTGGCTACAAACAGAGCTgttgaaaacaagagaagaaacatCACAGTTAAAGCTTCAAAATGTGGAGTGGGAACGAGAGCTCTGCAGTATGAG attcacattagaacaagaaacaaagaagaagagaaatgcttatatattatatgaaaaaacaaaggatgacttgaaaagaaaagagaaacaatacaATGAGCAAGTTTACCTGAAACAACAACTTGAAATCACTGCCCGAGCACTAGAATGCAAAGTGAAGAGCATATGGAATAAAGCAAATCAG GTTTTAGAAGAGCAAAATGACGCTCAGAGACAACTTTCTCGAGAGCAGAATGccagagtaatacaagatgaaatcctggcccatcatctttcccaacaaaaggaggcagaaaaggctaataagaaaatgaatgctgaG GCCTGTATGAGACAGCTTCAACAAGAGCTGACTGACACCCAAAAGAAAGTGTCCATGTTGGAAGCTTCCCTGGAGGTGACAGCACATCATCAGACTAATTCAGAAAATGAGAGACAggattcagagaggaaatcacATCAAGCTGCGAGCCCA
- the LOC116150815 gene encoding ankyrin repeat domain-containing protein 26-like isoform X3: MDSVKNVEQKKSLVIKVAPRFEDISVSRISPKHDVDDSRPPSDDDLDLAPKKVRHPRFAKLIQAWGEPVINTEAKDGVLKPGTSTFFEDNNSNNENEDAVRTFSQPSSEVSGFSHPASPAPEPLTSSAVLGVTEEEATKPKTGGKENGTRTINSVLKEQADHSKLIPVDGAHKRDRGDATSALGLEEKEDVESPLDSESISEIELPNCVDHLSGAAGLGGKNSLNGQIENSTEKYPHLKPAVGVKDSVPKKTGEMKNLQTFKSGSSDWVSTSLSLNNEAGQRAEHLKVDKRPLVSRSVTANQSAPTELRQTALVDKDRMNIGAVSVSEHAALRGLCESQLPENRSRKEADLDLQRASEEEQERLDASENNHSQKMPREPEMNKEHDRKDIPVSSKRSCVEKHEDMWVKQGKFDWKNNSEFITKKSNQKISKIHEKGKITFHRKVVSLHDNCELRGDLKELPSNVIDNIFDFEEVDAPGASVSIGFQAVSEHKEPSLENVFPFYSKSESRKYGCQSSSKLYLNENKLDENGKPDTEHVFNKTEESFCNDRENEVRNRVPFKVKEDQEFATKRKPKRNQNTHWKSDIGHAPQVEVEENRNKSELKGSETMCGGSYHEGLTRQRKRGKSDDRQFPALQKGDSDSCPGLHMKEVKKNESGKRTLKASVTSHVLEKTASLAGGLLRMNENSSLSEGGQGCGRSSKKMSTKKDKVKEQINSVDDLDDLTLSPETASEDRKSLYPNCKNTLRLIEELGPDSKDSDRLLKIQDPVHSFRSIELKESDSALLRGKIKEMENKVNWLQTELLKTREETSQLKLQNVEWERELCSMRFTLEQETKKKRNAYILYEKTKDDLKRKEKQYNEQVYLKQQLEITARALECKVKSIWNKANQVLEEQNDAQRQLSREQNARVIQDEILAHHLSQQKEAEKANKKMNAEDTMDFELSDPEDNSEVLPQQLPEAGSQFRGQEIELHPRTYAFRPTTLVLECVHRDRGQAQCSKKETESLSQRKQGKVNKYIVKQAFLEERVCELESENMLLRQQLEVAQNKAKSKKTILNIPEPFLDHMGKLEAMSKRVLMLEEGNRELVNEYKCLKDRLYQHVTDRAEMKACMRQLQQELTDTQKKVSMLEASLEVTAHHQTNSENERQDSERKSHQAASPNADPPTKVESTSSVLLHLSAETQLFLKELLSMKEL; this comes from the exons ATGGATTCAGTGAAGAATGTTGAGCAGAAGA aGAGTTTAGTGATTAAGGTTGCACCGAGGTTTGAAGACATCTCTGTAAGCCG TATTTCACCGAAACATGATGTTGATGATTCACGGCCTCCATCAGATGATGACTTAGATCTTGCTCCCAAG aaagTCCGGCATCCAAGATTCGCAAAGCTAATTCAGGCCTGGGGAGAACCCGTGATAAACA CAGAGGCAAAAGATGGTGTTTTGAAACCAGGAACTAGCACCTTCTTTGAGGACAATAAttctaataatgaaaatgaagatgcAGTTAGAACCTTTTCCCAACCATCAAGTGAAGTTTCAGGCTTTTCTCatcctgcctccccagcaccGGAACCTCTCACGTCTTCAGCAGTCCTTGGTGTTACAGAG gaagaaGCAACAAAGCCgaaaactgggggaaaagagaaTGGCACTCGGACTATTAACAGTGTTCTAAAGGAGCAAGCAGATCATAGCAAATTGATTCCTGTTGATGGAGCACACAAAAGGGACAGAGGTG ACGCAACTTCAGCATTGggattagaagaaaaggaagatgtcGAATCACCCTTGGATTCTGAG agtaTCTCCGAGATTGAACTACCGAACTGTGTCGATCATTTATCTGGAGCTGCAGGTCTAGGaggaaaaaattcattaaatggacaaatagaaa attctactGAAAAATATCCTCACTTGAAG CCTGCAGTTGGAGTGAAAGATTCTGTTCctaagaaaacaggagaaatgaagaatttacaAACATTCAAATCAG gtTCTTCAGACTGGGTTTCTACTAGTTTGAGCCTCAATAATGAGGCTGGTCAAAGAGCCGAGCATTTGAAAGTTGATAAACGTCCGTTGGTATCACGATCAGTGACCGCAAACCAGTCAGCACCCACAGAACTGAGGCAGACGGCCCTGGTAGATAAAGACCGGATGAATATTGGAGCTGTGTCTGTGTCAGAACATGCAGCGCTCCGTGGCCTGTGTGAGTCACAGCTGCCAGAGAACAGAAGCCGCAAAGAAG CAGACCTAGACTTACAAAGGGCATCtgaggaagagcaagaaagaCTTGATGCGAGTGAAAATAACCACTCACAg AAAATGCCTAGAGAACCAGAAATGAATAAGGAACATGACAGAAAGGACATACCTGTGTCTTCAAAACGTTCTTGTGTGGAGAAGCATGAGGACATGTGGGTCAAACAAGGCAAATTCGactggaaaaataattcagaatttatcacaaagaagtcaaatcagaaaatcagtaaaatccatgaaaaaggcaaaattactttTCATCGTAAGGTAGTGTCACTACATGACAACTGTGAACTACGTGGTGACTTAAAGGAACTACCTTCCAACGTGATagataatatatttgattttgagGAAGTAGATGCACCTGGAGCCTCTGTCTCTATAGGATTCCAGGCAGTCTCTGAACACAAAGAGCCCagtcttgaaaatgtttttccattttattccaagtCTGAGTCAAGAAAGTATGGTTGCCAGTCatcttcaaaactttatttaaatgaaaataagttggatGAAAATGGTAAGCCAGACACTGAACACGTTTTTAACAAAACTGAGGAGAGTTTTTGTAATGATAGAGAAAATGAAGTACGGAACCGAGTTCCATTTAAAGTGAAAGAAGACCAAGAATTTGCTACGAAAAGAAAACCGAAAAGGAACCAAAATACTCACTGGAAATCAGACATTGGACATGCACCTCAG GTTGAAGTAGAAGAGAACAGGAACAAAAGTGAACTGAAAGGGTCAGAAACCATGTGTGGTGGCAGTTACCATGAAGGATTAACTcggcagaggaagaggggaaaaagtgATGACCGGCAGTTTCCTGCTCTGCAGAAAGGAGATTCTGATAG CTGTCCTGGCTTGCATAtgaaggaagtaaagaagaatgaaagtggAAAACGGACATTAAAAGCATCTGTGACTTCACATGTATTGGAGAAGACTGCCTCACTGGCTGGTGGTCTCCTACGCATGAATGAGAACAGCAGCTTAAGTGAAGGAGGTCAAGGTTGTGGCAG gtctTCAAAGAAAATGTCTACTAAAAAGGACAAG gtcaAAGAGCAGATTAATTCTGTGGACGACCTCGATGACTTAACTCTGTCACCGGAAACAGCTTCTGAGGATCGCAAGTCGCTTTACCCTAATTGTAAGAATACCCTGAGGCTAATCGAAGAACTTGGCCCGGACAGTAAAG attctgataggTTATTGAAGATTCAGGatccagttcattcattcagatcAATAGAACTGAAAGAATCTGACTCTGCACTACttagaggaaaaattaaagaaatggaaaataaggtgAACTGGCTACAAACAGAGCTgttgaaaacaagagaagaaacatCACAGTTAAAGCTTCAAAATGTGGAGTGGGAACGAGAGCTCTGCAGTATGAG attcacattagaacaagaaacaaagaagaagagaaatgcttatatattatatgaaaaaacaaaggatgacttgaaaagaaaagagaaacaatacaATGAGCAAGTTTACCTGAAACAACAACTTGAAATCACTGCCCGAGCACTAGAATGCAAAGTGAAGAGCATATGGAATAAAGCAAATCAG GTTTTAGAAGAGCAAAATGACGCTCAGAGACAACTTTCTCGAGAGCAGAATGccagagtaatacaagatgaaatcctggcccatcatctttcccaacaaaaggaggcagaaaaggctaataagaaaatgaatgctgaG GACACAATGGATTTTGAGCTGTCTGACCCAGAAGATAACAGCGAGGTGCTTCCTCAGCAACTTCCTGAAGCTGGAAGTCAATTCCGTGGCCAAGAAATTGAGCTCCATCCCAGGACATATGCTTTTAGACCAACGACGTTGGTATTAGAATGTGTGCATAGAGACCGAGGCCAAGCCCAGTGttcaaagaaggaaactgaatcGTTGTCTCAGAGAAAACAAGGGAAAGTCAACAAATACATTGTAAAGCAGGCATTCTTGGAGGAGAGAGTATGTGAACTAGAAAGTGAAAACATGTTGCTTCGACAGCAACTGGAAGTTGCTCAAAATAAGgccaaaagcaaaaagacaataCTTAATATCCCAGAGCCGTTTCTGGATCACATGGGAAAACTTGAAGCCATGAGCAAACGAGTtctgatgctggaggaaggaaacagggAATTAGTCAATGAATACAAATGTTTAAAGGACAGACTGTATCAGCATGTAACTGACAGAGCAGAAATGAAA GCCTGTATGAGACAGCTTCAACAAGAGCTGACTGACACCCAAAAGAAAGTGTCCATGTTGGAAGCTTCCCTGGAGGTGACAGCACATCATCAGACTAATTCAGAAAATGAGAGACAggattcagagaggaaatcacATCAAGCTGCGAGCCCA